A genome region from Gemmatimonadota bacterium includes the following:
- a CDS encoding aminotransferase class V-fold PLP-dependent enzyme, which translates to MTPPETSVLSDEARRLRRDFPYVDECVYLNTASAGLSWQGQGTAAAAFYDMAKSRGMNGMPVWQTSAAAVRERLARHLSVQPDEIRFAGSTTEALNLVVGAVRWLPGDEVVWTADEFPSVALACESAGRAGATLCPVVVHSEEERLAAILDALTPATRVVAVSHVHWVTGTRLDLVRLSAACHAVGAMLVVDGIQALGAVPVDLGETDVYCASVFKWLLSGFGLAVLVVRDRVRAELTPGIRGYNNESPSSDLHYSHVNYPGLYALAACLSYLETVVGWETVHRRVRTLTGELAVDLSNRGFRVITPLDARAGIVSFALPGADPVVGRDRLAKEGIYVEARGGLMRVSPHFYNTSNELTRFIDAVTRL; encoded by the coding sequence ATGACACCACCCGAAACATCCGTTCTGTCCGACGAGGCCCGTCGTTTGCGCCGCGACTTTCCGTACGTCGACGAATGCGTCTATCTCAACACGGCGTCCGCGGGGCTCTCGTGGCAGGGGCAAGGAACCGCCGCCGCGGCGTTTTATGATATGGCGAAGTCACGCGGCATGAACGGCATGCCCGTCTGGCAGACCTCCGCAGCGGCCGTGCGCGAGCGTCTCGCTCGGCATCTTTCGGTGCAACCCGATGAGATCCGTTTTGCCGGCAGCACCACTGAGGCGCTGAATCTGGTTGTCGGTGCGGTGCGCTGGCTGCCGGGCGACGAAGTGGTCTGGACGGCGGATGAATTTCCTTCCGTGGCGCTCGCATGCGAAAGCGCAGGCCGCGCGGGCGCGACGCTCTGTCCCGTTGTCGTCCACTCCGAGGAAGAACGCCTAGCGGCCATCTTGGATGCGCTCACGCCAGCGACGCGTGTCGTCGCGGTATCGCACGTGCATTGGGTGACAGGCACGCGCCTCGATCTCGTGCGTCTTTCAGCGGCGTGCCATGCCGTAGGCGCCATGCTGGTGGTGGACGGCATTCAGGCGCTTGGGGCTGTTCCCGTCGATCTTGGCGAAACGGACGTGTACTGCGCGTCGGTATTTAAATGGCTGCTGTCAGGTTTCGGTCTCGCCGTGCTCGTCGTGCGCGATCGCGTGCGCGCGGAGCTGACGCCCGGTATTCGCGGGTACAATAACGAATCACCGTCGAGCGATCTCCACTACAGTCACGTGAACTATCCGGGTCTCTACGCGCTCGCTGCGTGTTTGTCGTATCTCGAAACCGTCGTCGGCTGGGAAACCGTGCATCGGCGCGTACGGACATTGACTGGGGAACTTGCCGTCGATTTATCGAATCGCGGATTTCGCGTGATCACACCGCTGGACGCACGGGCCGGCATCGTCAGCTTCGCGCTCCCAGGGGCGGATCCAGTTGTAGGGCGCGACCGCCTTGCCAAAGAAGGCATCTATGTAGAGGCGCGCGGTGGACTGATGCGTGTGTCGCCTCACTTCTACAACACGAGTAACGAACTCACCCGGTTCATCGACGCCGTCACGCGGCTCTGA